A stretch of the Planktothricoides raciborskii GIHE-MW2 genome encodes the following:
- a CDS encoding Eco57I restriction-modification methylase domain-containing protein: protein MNIDRTLFEHKEWLGLLQPIGLVVAPPALIKAQANIDRGKLIELQQKFKEYLAPEPLPNGEPWISDLLEMGKQVLEWPEKVIVRELPAELSVFLRDYGEILQADYGLKNREGNEWLFLIKIVSPGTDLDRAETEKPGQGWKASPQAKFERLLRETQNPIGLLCNGTEIRLIYAPRGESSGYLTFPVKAMTEVAGRLILGALEMLLGKSRLYTVPAKDRLPQILANSRQYQAEVSTQLSAQVLDALWELLRGMQTADAAVQGQLLKELRQNPEGKTHIYGGLITILMRLVFLLYAEDEGLMPDEPVYQRYYAVSGLYEKLRNDAGQYPDTMDLRYGAYAGLLSLFRLVYDGGGPYEDYLPARHGQLFDPDVYGFLEGRPEGSKFKDIEEPLNVPQIPDGTIYRILDKLVMLNGDRLSYRSLDVEDIGSVYEGIMGFEVQTAPDLSIALSPQDIVINVAELLAAKPGDRAKLLKDWAECSLPTKGATELKQAKTIEDILAALGRRISDRTQNLLPKGSLYLQPGEERRKSGSHYTPRALTGPIVANTLKPILQQFGSNPTAEQILSLKICDPAMGSGAFLVEVCRQLAELLVVADATETGFLEETRFLSTTQIPIIQARRKIAQRCLYGVDKNPFAVNLAKLSLWLVTLAKDAPFTFVDHALKCGDSLVGLTTKEIGAFVDPTADLPLSKLLNNQVRESEDFRLQIQATDTQTDADAEANAERWNQSESALENARFAAWAKVAAFFDGASKNKSEKVEIENKYRLLVENSLSGDGDARNRVFSKNPVSTSNEVSIPTPFNWEVEFPEVFNRPNPGFDCIVGNPPFAGKNTIINGNPEGYVDWLKEVHPESHGNADLVAHFFRRSFNLIRDYGTLGLIATNTISQGDTRSSGLRFICNHGGMIYHATQRYRWPGMAAVVVSLVHIFKGGKNIGVGTGAPPLQLPQPILDGRPVKKITAFLFNDGGNDDPKPLLANAEKSFIGSYVLGMGFTFDDRNADATPIAEMHRLIAANPQNQEVIFPYIGGSEVNSSPTHQYYRYAIDFFDREESECWENYPDLMQIVHDKVKPERDVQKRKALCERWWQYAEKRPGLKKAIAPLSRVLVCSLHSANLSFAFLSANSVFSHALAVFSLETFSAFTILQSRIHETWARFFGSSLEDRLRYTPTDCFETFPFPENWETEANLEQIGQTYYETRAQLMIENNQGLTDTYNRFHDPNETDPEILQLRELHEQMDLAVLSAYGWSDLTPECGFALDYLDTDPDHSYPPDIQDRIDSHDLFFPTADAALEFANAVQTGKRKLPWRRRWDEPTHNDILARLLQLNQERYDAEIRLGKHSQGKKKQSKPPSKPKKEVNSDQLNLL, encoded by the coding sequence ATGAACATCGATCGCACCTTATTTGAACATAAAGAATGGCTAGGACTGCTGCAACCCATTGGCTTAGTAGTGGCCCCACCAGCATTAATTAAAGCCCAAGCTAATATAGATCGGGGCAAACTAATCGAATTGCAGCAGAAATTTAAAGAATATTTGGCCCCGGAACCGTTGCCGAACGGTGAACCGTGGATATCAGATTTATTAGAAATGGGCAAACAAGTATTAGAGTGGCCCGAAAAAGTCATTGTTCGCGAATTGCCCGCAGAATTAAGCGTATTTTTACGGGACTATGGAGAAATTTTACAAGCGGATTATGGGTTAAAAAATCGGGAGGGCAACGAGTGGCTATTTTTAATTAAAATAGTCTCACCGGGAACGGATTTAGATCGGGCAGAAACGGAGAAACCGGGACAAGGTTGGAAAGCATCCCCCCAAGCAAAATTTGAACGACTTCTCCGAGAAACCCAAAATCCCATCGGACTCTTATGTAATGGGACAGAAATTAGATTAATTTATGCCCCCAGAGGTGAATCTTCCGGTTATCTCACTTTTCCCGTAAAAGCTATGACCGAAGTCGCGGGGCGGTTAATCTTAGGGGCTTTAGAAATGTTGCTAGGAAAATCCCGTTTATATACGGTGCCCGCAAAAGATCGACTGCCTCAAATTTTGGCCAACAGTCGGCAATATCAAGCGGAAGTTTCCACCCAATTATCAGCCCAAGTGTTAGATGCTTTGTGGGAATTGTTGCGGGGAATGCAAACCGCAGACGCGGCAGTTCAGGGGCAATTATTAAAGGAATTGCGGCAAAATCCAGAGGGAAAAACCCACATTTATGGCGGCTTAATTACTATATTAATGCGGTTGGTTTTTTTACTCTATGCGGAAGATGAAGGATTAATGCCCGACGAACCCGTTTATCAGCGTTATTATGCGGTGTCGGGGCTTTATGAAAAGTTGCGAAATGATGCGGGGCAATACCCGGATACGATGGATTTGCGATATGGGGCTTATGCGGGATTATTGAGTTTATTTCGCTTAGTTTATGATGGGGGCGGGCCCTATGAAGACTATTTACCAGCCCGACATGGGCAGTTATTTGATCCTGATGTTTATGGGTTTTTGGAAGGCAGACCGGAAGGGAGTAAATTTAAGGATATCGAAGAACCTTTGAACGTTCCCCAAATTCCTGATGGGACGATCTATCGCATATTAGATAAGCTGGTGATGTTAAATGGCGATCGCTTATCTTATCGGTCTTTAGATGTAGAAGATATTGGTTCGGTGTATGAGGGAATTATGGGGTTTGAAGTGCAAACCGCCCCTGATTTGTCTATTGCCCTATCCCCCCAAGATATTGTGATTAATGTGGCAGAATTGTTGGCGGCAAAACCGGGCGATCGCGCAAAATTATTAAAAGATTGGGCTGAATGTAGCCTACCCACGAAAGGGGCAACGGAGTTAAAACAGGCGAAAACCATTGAGGATATTTTAGCAGCATTGGGGCGGCGAATTTCTGACCGAACTCAGAATTTATTGCCCAAAGGTTCATTATATTTACAACCGGGAGAAGAACGGCGGAAATCTGGTTCTCATTATACCCCTCGCGCCTTAACAGGGCCAATAGTTGCTAATACTTTAAAGCCGATATTGCAGCAATTTGGGTCTAATCCAACTGCGGAACAGATATTAAGTTTAAAAATATGCGATCCAGCGATGGGGTCTGGGGCATTTTTAGTAGAAGTTTGCCGTCAATTGGCGGAGTTGTTGGTAGTTGCAGACGCCACAGAAACCGGGTTTCTTGAAGAAACCCGGTTTCTCTCCACGACGCAAATACCCATTATTCAAGCGAGGCGGAAAATTGCCCAACGGTGTTTATATGGGGTGGATAAAAACCCGTTTGCGGTGAATTTGGCTAAGTTATCTTTATGGTTAGTTACTTTAGCTAAAGATGCGCCGTTTACTTTTGTGGATCATGCCCTGAAATGTGGGGATTCTTTGGTGGGATTGACTACTAAAGAAATCGGCGCATTTGTCGATCCTACGGCGGATTTACCGTTAAGTAAACTATTAAATAATCAGGTGAGAGAATCCGAGGATTTTCGGTTACAAATTCAGGCAACGGATACCCAAACTGATGCGGACGCGGAGGCGAATGCCGAACGGTGGAATCAGTCAGAATCGGCGTTAGAAAATGCCCGGTTTGCGGCTTGGGCAAAAGTGGCGGCTTTTTTTGATGGGGCAAGTAAGAATAAGTCGGAAAAAGTAGAAATTGAGAATAAATATCGGCTATTAGTTGAGAACAGTTTAAGCGGTGATGGAGACGCCAGAAACCGGGTTTTTTCAAAAAACCCGGTTTCTACCTCCAACGAGGTTTCTATTCCCACCCCGTTTAATTGGGAGGTGGAATTTCCCGAAGTATTTAATCGCCCCAATCCTGGGTTTGATTGTATTGTGGGCAATCCGCCGTTTGCGGGAAAAAATACGATTATTAATGGCAACCCAGAGGGATATGTGGATTGGTTAAAAGAAGTTCATCCCGAATCCCACGGAAACGCGGATTTAGTGGCGCATTTTTTCCGCCGTTCTTTTAATTTAATTAGAGATTATGGCACCTTGGGATTAATTGCGACAAATACTATTTCTCAAGGGGATACCCGCAGCAGTGGGTTGCGGTTTATTTGTAATCATGGCGGGATGATTTATCATGCAACTCAGCGTTATCGCTGGCCGGGAATGGCGGCAGTTGTGGTTAGTTTAGTGCATATTTTTAAGGGAGGGAAAAATATCGGGGTGGGCACGGGGGCACCACCCCTACAATTACCCCAACCAATTCTTGATGGTCGTCCGGTGAAGAAAATTACCGCATTCTTATTTAATGACGGGGGAAATGATGACCCGAAACCTTTGTTAGCTAATGCAGAAAAAAGTTTTATTGGCAGTTATGTTTTAGGGATGGGTTTCACTTTTGACGATCGCAATGCGGACGCGACCCCGATCGCGGAAATGCACCGTTTAATTGCCGCAAATCCCCAGAATCAAGAGGTGATTTTTCCCTATATTGGCGGGTCTGAGGTGAATTCTAGTCCGACTCATCAATATTATCGTTATGCAATTGATTTTTTTGATAGAGAAGAATCAGAGTGTTGGGAAAATTACCCTGATTTAATGCAAATTGTTCACGATAAGGTTAAGCCAGAACGTGATGTACAGAAAAGAAAAGCATTGTGTGAACGGTGGTGGCAATATGCAGAAAAACGACCAGGATTAAAAAAGGCGATCGCGCCTCTTTCCCGCGTCTTAGTTTGTTCTTTGCACTCGGCAAATTTATCATTTGCCTTTTTATCAGCAAACAGTGTATTTTCCCACGCACTTGCTGTATTTTCACTTGAAACATTTTCTGCTTTCACTATTTTACAATCCCGCATCCATGAAACTTGGGCGCGATTTTTCGGATCATCTCTGGAAGATCGACTCCGCTACACTCCCACAGATTGTTTTGAAACCTTCCCCTTTCCTGAAAACTGGGAAACCGAGGCGAACCTAGAACAAATTGGCCAAACCTACTACGAAACTCGCGCCCAATTAATGATCGAAAATAACCAGGGACTTACGGACACTTATAACCGCTTTCACGACCCCAACGAAACCGACCCAGAAATCCTGCAACTGCGAGAACTCCATGAACAAATGGATCTAGCGGTCCTCTCTGCCTACGGTTGGTCGGACCTGACCCCGGAATGCGGCTTTGCCCTGGACTACCTGGACACAGACCCAGACCACAGCTATCCCCCGGACATACAAGACCGCATAGATAGCCATGACCTGTTTTTCCCCACCGCCGACGCAGCCCTAGAATTTGCCAACGCGGTCCAAACCGGCAAACGCAAATTGCCCTGGCGTCGTCGTTGGGACGAACCCACCCATAACGATATCTTGGCCCGACTTTTGCAACTGAACCAGGAACGCTATGACGCGGAAATTCGCCTGGGCAAACATAGCCAAGGGAAAAAGAAGCAAAGTAAGCCGCCAAGTAAACCGAAAAAAGAGGTAAATAGCGATCAACTTAATCTTTTATAA
- a CDS encoding helicase-related protein: MSSITSAQVRDILVNALEFDLIGPTPDDIEHAREIINSPPTKWYLTGFLCPKGAPLKDRIDDDRGQDDLNSSLNKSDRGEDSYSPEKKAARTAPFPSSVGLTFLLKNTIEELEVTVTWGDYEAIELKPENMDSRLRGNDNICEAIELTPENMDSRLRGNDNIYEAIELTPENMDSRLRGNDNICEAIELEPENMDSRLRGNDNIYEAIELTPENMDSRLRGNDNSLSEKPGFSDPEYWQRTPHKYELTLKLRTTEKTIYMPIPDSNGLELAINNRPLHIQGNIQANHRRLFADTNILSVFLVNKRKIAEGKQRDTSYIFQAQLQLECREGFLPRPDLREGGDDDWDERVAAVQYRHNYEFAVGHNASAFAQIDPENSAYCPLIKTTWVPAAEVAQVAPAKLDQVELNMEKIGQFSQSESLQESLRPLTIAYRQWIAEQEKIPVDSEKQIETSKKLLSRAQIACDRINQGIDLLTDSQVFYAFKLANQAVAQARRQQLAQESKQPADAFSAPNWRPFQLAFILLNIGGIVNSNKMDSRLRGNDNQTLSLAGEEGGDKIGDKSDRDKMDSRRRGNDNQTLSLAGEEGGDKIGDKSDRDKMDSRLRGNDNQTLSLAGEEGGDKIGDKSDRDIVDLLFFPTGGGKTEAYLGLAAFTLVYRRLTNQDIYGAGVSVIMRYTLRLLTLDQLERATRLICALELIRKNHPDNLKKLGQWPFEIGLWVGQSATPNRMGKKGDKNPDSARQITLNFKKDSKRSRSPIPLEKCPWCGEKFTPDSFWLHPDESHPTQLLVKCQNFDCEFSEENNHLPIIAIDESIYRRLPCFLISTVDKFAGLPWFGQTAALFGKVSHYQTGEGFYSTADNIKGRGIKGTQLKQPLPPPDLIIQDELHLISGPLGTMVGLYETAIDELCSRRISTPAGDAPLAPLEKGGDRIIRPKIVASTATVRRADRQIQALFNRTEIQVFPPPGPNLDDSFFAQTIPTKKSPGRLYIGVAAQGRSLKVVLLRTYLALLSAAQKQWELAGGQKNSHNPVDPYMTLLGYFNSLRELGGSRRIVEDEVVSRLQNYQSRQRYGEKDGLFANRKIQDDQQELTSRVTTDKIANTKRRLSISFAEKDPKKERVDIALATNMISVGLDIVRLGLMVILGQPKTAAEYIQSSSRVGRDPSRPGLVVTLLNIHRPRDRSHYERFMHWHNNFYRSVEVTSVTPFSVRALDRGLAAVTVALTRLNLAEMTPPMGAGKIAQLRSTIEQAIAPICDRAASHTPMSPAESAKIRQEIEKRVMNLLDTWTELWESNDKILQYNQTEAENIGPLLCDPNDPKTANLSEAAKKFKTPRSLRDVEPTVNLWISRD; the protein is encoded by the coding sequence ATGTCCTCAATTACCTCTGCCCAAGTTAGAGATATCCTGGTTAATGCCTTAGAATTCGATTTAATCGGGCCAACCCCAGACGATATCGAACACGCAAGAGAAATTATTAATTCTCCCCCAACTAAATGGTATTTAACCGGGTTTCTCTGTCCCAAAGGTGCCCCCCTGAAAGACCGCATTGATGACGATCGCGGTCAAGATGATTTAAATAGTAGCCTGAATAAAAGCGATCGCGGGGAAGATAGCTACAGTCCCGAAAAAAAAGCTGCCCGAACTGCCCCGTTTCCCTCTTCGGTAGGGCTGACTTTCTTATTAAAAAATACCATCGAAGAGTTAGAGGTGACGGTGACTTGGGGAGACTATGAAGCGATCGAATTAAAACCAGAAAATATGGATTCCCGCCTTCGCGGGAATGACAATATATGTGAGGCGATCGAATTAACACCAGAAAATATGGATTCCCGCCTTCGCGGGAATGACAATATATATGAGGCGATCGAGTTAACACCAGAAAATATGGATTCCCGCCTTCGCGGGAATGACAATATATGTGAGGCGATCGAATTAGAACCAGAAAATATGGATTCCCGCCTTCGCGGGAATGACAATATATATGAAGCGATCGAGTTAACACCAGAAAATATGGATTCCCGCCTTCGCGGGAATGACAATTCTCTTTCTGAGAAACCCGGTTTCTCGGACCCAGAATATTGGCAAAGAACTCCCCATAAATATGAATTAACCCTAAAACTGCGAACCACAGAAAAAACAATTTATATGCCAATTCCCGATAGCAATGGGTTAGAATTAGCCATAAATAACCGCCCTTTGCATATCCAGGGAAATATTCAAGCAAATCATCGTCGCCTTTTCGCCGATACTAATATTTTATCCGTATTTTTAGTTAATAAACGAAAAATTGCTGAGGGCAAACAACGAGATACTAGCTATATTTTCCAAGCCCAATTACAGTTAGAATGTAGGGAAGGATTTCTCCCTCGTCCCGACTTGCGAGAAGGCGGTGATGATGATTGGGATGAAAGAGTTGCCGCTGTCCAATATCGCCATAATTATGAGTTTGCGGTGGGTCACAATGCCTCCGCTTTTGCCCAAATTGACCCGGAAAATTCCGCCTATTGTCCGCTGATTAAAACTACTTGGGTTCCTGCGGCAGAAGTTGCCCAAGTTGCCCCGGCAAAGTTAGACCAAGTTGAGTTAAATATGGAGAAAATTGGCCAATTTTCTCAATCGGAATCTTTGCAAGAAAGCCTCCGCCCTTTAACTATTGCTTATCGCCAATGGATTGCCGAACAAGAGAAGATTCCTGTGGATTCCGAGAAGCAGATAGAAACTAGCAAAAAACTGCTAAGTCGGGCGCAAATTGCCTGCGATCGCATCAACCAAGGCATAGACTTACTAACAGATAGCCAAGTATTCTACGCTTTTAAACTTGCCAATCAAGCGGTAGCCCAAGCCCGTCGCCAACAGTTAGCCCAAGAAAGTAAGCAACCGGCGGATGCTTTTTCTGCCCCAAATTGGCGACCATTTCAGTTAGCTTTTATTTTACTAAATATTGGCGGTATTGTCAATAGTAATAAGATGGATTCCCGCCTGCGCGGGAATGACAATCAAACTCTTTCTTTGGCAGGAGAAGAAGGGGGAGATAAAATAGGAGATAAAAGCGATCGCGATAAGATGGATTCCCGCCGGCGCGGGAATGACAATCAAACTCTTTCTTTGGCAGGAGAAGAAGGGGGAGATAAAATAGGAGATAAAAGCGATCGCGATAAGATGGATTCCCGCCTGCGCGGGAATGACAATCAAACTCTTTCTTTGGCAGGGGAAGAAGGGGGAGATAAAATAGGAGATAAAAGCGATCGCGATATAGTTGACCTGCTATTTTTTCCCACAGGTGGCGGTAAAACCGAAGCCTATTTAGGACTAGCGGCATTTACTTTAGTCTATCGCCGATTAACCAATCAAGACATATATGGCGCGGGAGTTAGCGTCATCATGCGCTATACTTTGCGCCTGCTAACCTTAGACCAATTAGAAAGGGCAACTCGGTTAATTTGTGCCTTAGAATTAATCAGAAAAAACCACCCGGATAACTTAAAAAAATTAGGACAATGGCCGTTTGAAATTGGCCTGTGGGTGGGACAAAGCGCCACCCCCAACCGTATGGGCAAAAAAGGCGATAAAAATCCCGATTCAGCCCGCCAAATTACCCTTAATTTTAAAAAGGATAGTAAGCGATCGCGATCGCCCATTCCCTTAGAAAAATGTCCCTGGTGTGGGGAAAAATTCACTCCTGATTCTTTTTGGTTACACCCGGACGAAAGCCACCCAACGCAACTATTAGTTAAATGTCAAAACTTTGACTGTGAATTTTCTGAGGAAAACAATCATTTACCCATAATTGCGATCGATGAATCCATCTATCGGCGTTTACCTTGTTTTCTCATTTCCACTGTAGATAAATTTGCGGGTTTGCCGTGGTTTGGCCAAACTGCGGCCTTATTTGGTAAAGTTAGCCATTATCAAACTGGAGAAGGTTTTTATAGTACCGCAGATAATATTAAAGGACGAGGTATCAAAGGAACTCAACTCAAGCAACCTTTGCCACCCCCAGATTTAATTATTCAAGATGAATTGCACCTAATTTCTGGGCCATTAGGGACAATGGTGGGACTTTATGAAACCGCGATCGATGAACTTTGCAGCCGCAGAATTTCCACCCCAGCAGGAGATGCCCCCCTTGCCCCCCTTGAAAAGGGGGGAGATAGAATAATTCGCCCGAAAATCGTCGCCTCTACTGCCACAGTCCGCAGGGCAGATCGACAAATTCAAGCCCTATTTAATCGGACGGAAATTCAAGTTTTTCCTCCTCCGGGGCCAAACTTGGATGATTCATTTTTTGCCCAAACCATACCGACTAAAAAAAGCCCTGGACGACTATATATAGGAGTAGCCGCCCAAGGCCGTAGTTTAAAAGTAGTCTTATTAAGAACCTATTTGGCCTTATTAAGTGCAGCCCAAAAACAATGGGAATTAGCTGGAGGCCAAAAAAATTCCCATAACCCGGTCGATCCATATATGACCTTGCTGGGATATTTTAACTCTCTGCGAGAATTAGGGGGCAGTCGCCGCATTGTGGAAGATGAGGTAGTTTCTCGACTGCAAAACTATCAAAGCCGCCAGCGTTATGGAGAAAAAGACGGCTTATTTGCTAACCGAAAAATCCAAGACGATCAGCAAGAACTCACCTCGCGAGTCACCACCGATAAAATAGCCAATACCAAACGCCGCTTATCTATTTCTTTTGCCGAAAAAGACCCGAAAAAAGAACGGGTAGATATTGCCTTAGCCACAAATATGATTTCTGTGGGTTTGGATATTGTCCGTTTAGGATTAATGGTGATTCTCGGTCAACCAAAAACTGCCGCCGAATATATTCAAAGTAGCAGCCGGGTCGGTCGTGACCCCAGTCGTCCGGGGTTGGTAGTTACTTTATTAAATATCCATCGACCGCGCGATCGCTCACATTATGAAAGATTTATGCATTGGCACAATAATTTCTATCGTTCCGTAGAAGTCACCAGTGTCACTCCCTTCTCCGTTCGGGCCTTAGATCGCGGTTTAGCTGCTGTCACCGTTGCCTTAACCCGCTTAAATTTAGCCGAAATGACTCCGCCTATGGGCGCCGGTAAAATAGCCCAACTCCGGTCAACTATCGAACAGGCGATCGCCCCAATATGCGATCGGGCAGCGAGTCATACCCCCATGTCCCCAGCAGAAAGCGCCAAAATTCGCCAAGAAATAGAAAAACGAGTAATGAACTTATTAGATACTTGGACGGAATTATGGGAAAGCAACGATAAAATACTGCAATATAATCAGACCGAAGCGGAAAACATTGGCCCGCTATTGTGCGACCCCAACGACCCCAAAACCGCCAACCTTTCCGAAGCCGCGAAAAAATTCAAAACCCCGCGCAGTTTACGGGACGTAGAACCCACCGTTAACCTCTGGATTAGCCGGGATTAA